Proteins encoded by one window of Desulfovibrio ferrophilus:
- a CDS encoding DMT family transporter translates to MAARGYVFVLLAAMMWGSLGPVARYAFSQGIDPLEVAFWRCIIPFIPFCFQALRQGNTHIDTADRPMVAGFGLLCIAAFYGFYQLAIESGGAALASVLMYTAPAWVALMAWGFLGERMSAAKLAAVAATLAGVAAVSGVLGADSTVTMKALVFGILSGVTYAMYYIFGKRLQPKYSTPQLFLYSLPLGAIVLFPFVEFHHKTPEAWLAIVTVAMLSTWGAYTAYFAGLKHIEATRASVVATIEPLVAAVTAYAWWGERFTASGYMGSLLILGAVGLIVWDGRKANGGPAPALPQRSRRGGS, encoded by the coding sequence ATGGCCGCCCGCGGATATGTTTTCGTCCTCCTCGCAGCAATGATGTGGGGCTCGCTGGGCCCGGTTGCCCGCTATGCCTTTTCCCAAGGGATTGACCCCCTGGAAGTTGCCTTCTGGCGCTGCATCATCCCGTTCATCCCATTCTGCTTTCAGGCTCTGCGCCAGGGCAATACCCACATTGATACCGCTGACCGACCCATGGTTGCCGGGTTCGGCCTGCTGTGCATCGCTGCTTTTTACGGGTTCTACCAATTGGCCATCGAATCAGGCGGCGCGGCCCTGGCATCTGTACTGATGTATACAGCCCCGGCCTGGGTGGCACTCATGGCCTGGGGCTTTCTGGGCGAACGCATGAGCGCCGCTAAACTGGCCGCAGTAGCCGCCACCCTGGCTGGCGTAGCAGCCGTCAGCGGAGTGCTCGGCGCGGACAGTACGGTCACGATGAAAGCCCTTGTTTTCGGAATTCTATCGGGCGTAACCTACGCCATGTATTATATTTTCGGGAAACGCCTGCAGCCCAAATACAGTACGCCACAACTTTTCCTGTACAGCCTGCCGCTGGGGGCCATCGTGCTGTTTCCCTTTGTGGAGTTCCACCACAAGACACCTGAAGCCTGGCTGGCCATCGTCACAGTGGCGATGCTCTCCACCTGGGGGGCGTACACGGCGTACTTTGCAGGGCTCAAACACATCGAGGCCACGCGAGCCTCGGTGGTGGCAACCATCGAACCCCTTGTGGCAGCAGTCACGGCCTATGCCTGGTGGGGTGAGCGCTTCACGGCGTCGGGCTACATGGGCAGCCTGCTGATTCTTGGCGCCGTGGGGCTCATCGTCTGGGATGGACGCAAGGCCAATGGTGGCCCGGCACCAGCACTACCTCAGCGTTCCCGAAGAGGCGGTTCGTAA
- a CDS encoding AsmA family protein: protein MKKIVKISAILAGVAVVLVVATGAVLYSVVDTERIKSELSDLVRSQTGRQLVFKGDVGISVFPWLGMELGPISLSNAPGFGDTPFAEIKRTNVKVRLLPLLSKDIQVKTLNIEGLSLNLERNKQGISNWDDLTNSSAPAKTNSSQTPSSPPSDMDKATNLGLAGLAVGSVEISDANLTWSDAGNGQRASLSKMNLTTGPMALGQSFTFSFSTNAEAAEPPVSGNLSVTAEADLSKDFTTPSLRDVILKLAADGKPLPGEHVDASLAGDILIDLNTSSLKVLGLRLEAMGMKLNGDLQVEQFDTEPVVRTTLNFEEFNPKKIMQALDLPAVETTDPAALQQASGSIEATATTNSVTVKHLDMKLDETSLSGSASVFNFDKPTVQFDLKADTLNVDRYLPPEQKKKTAENDKKEAPDQTKKQKADTGKAKSSGLPKEELRALDMDGTLKVGSLVIYNLRLTDTSVTIKAKDGLIRITPFSAALYGGAIDTNISADMRSNTTKTNLDLGLSNFMLGGFLKDLIGEEKVTGVTNLSLTLSSIGEDWKTLSKTLNGNAKVALHDGVFKGFQILPESVLKKAKETDPQGREAKIKKQQPYKDITASFSIKNGIVSTSDTALAADGLGAVGSGLVDLPNKQIDYRATVDITALPKIPVTIRGNWTDPSISLDTVAFLEETAKGIINVPVNLGKGAGNVGKDLLKGIGTGIQDIFGGKKKEQ, encoded by the coding sequence ATGAAAAAAATCGTCAAAATCTCTGCCATACTGGCAGGTGTCGCCGTGGTGCTTGTCGTGGCAACCGGGGCAGTTCTCTATTCCGTGGTAGACACGGAACGCATCAAGAGCGAATTATCTGATCTCGTCCGGAGCCAAACAGGCCGCCAATTAGTCTTCAAGGGAGACGTGGGCATCTCCGTCTTCCCCTGGCTGGGCATGGAACTTGGCCCCATTTCCCTTTCCAATGCCCCCGGGTTCGGGGACACTCCCTTTGCCGAAATCAAACGAACGAACGTCAAGGTCAGACTACTGCCTTTGCTCTCCAAGGATATCCAGGTCAAAACCCTGAATATCGAAGGGCTGAGCCTGAATCTGGAGCGCAACAAGCAAGGCATCAGCAACTGGGATGACCTGACGAATAGTTCAGCCCCAGCCAAAACCAACAGTTCCCAGACTCCTTCCTCCCCTCCATCGGACATGGATAAGGCGACGAACCTGGGACTGGCAGGCCTGGCAGTGGGAAGCGTTGAAATTTCCGATGCCAACCTGACCTGGAGCGATGCCGGAAACGGACAACGCGCCAGCCTGTCCAAAATGAACCTCACCACAGGCCCCATGGCTTTGGGCCAATCCTTCACGTTCAGTTTTTCCACCAATGCGGAAGCTGCCGAACCCCCTGTCAGTGGCAACCTAAGCGTTACCGCTGAGGCTGACCTGAGCAAGGATTTCACCACGCCATCACTGCGTGATGTCATCCTGAAACTCGCCGCAGACGGAAAACCACTTCCGGGCGAACACGTGGATGCCAGCCTCGCTGGCGACATCCTCATCGATCTGAACACGAGCTCATTGAAAGTCCTTGGCCTGCGTCTGGAAGCCATGGGCATGAAACTCAATGGAGACCTGCAGGTCGAACAGTTTGACACAGAACCCGTAGTCCGAACCACATTGAATTTTGAGGAATTCAACCCCAAGAAAATCATGCAGGCCCTGGACCTGCCAGCCGTTGAAACCACCGATCCAGCAGCCCTACAGCAGGCCTCGGGCTCCATTGAGGCCACCGCCACCACCAACTCAGTCACGGTCAAGCACCTGGACATGAAACTGGACGAGACCTCTCTTTCCGGGTCGGCCAGCGTCTTCAATTTCGACAAGCCCACGGTGCAGTTCGACCTGAAGGCCGACACCCTGAACGTGGACCGCTACCTGCCCCCTGAGCAAAAGAAAAAAACCGCGGAAAACGACAAGAAAGAGGCTCCGGACCAAACCAAGAAGCAGAAAGCAGACACAGGCAAGGCCAAGTCCAGCGGCCTCCCCAAGGAAGAGTTACGCGCCCTGGATATGGACGGCACCCTCAAGGTCGGCAGTCTTGTCATTTACAACCTGCGCCTGACCGACACCAGCGTCACCATCAAAGCCAAGGATGGTCTGATCCGCATCACTCCGTTCTCAGCAGCACTTTACGGTGGGGCCATCGACACTAATATCAGCGCAGACATGCGAAGCAATACAACAAAGACGAACCTGGATCTGGGACTCTCCAACTTCATGCTGGGTGGCTTCCTGAAAGATCTGATCGGCGAAGAAAAGGTCACCGGTGTAACCAATCTTTCGTTGACACTTTCGAGCATCGGGGAAGACTGGAAAACCCTATCCAAAACCCTGAACGGAAATGCCAAGGTGGCCTTGCACGACGGAGTCTTCAAGGGCTTCCAAATCCTGCCGGAATCCGTACTCAAGAAAGCCAAGGAAACCGACCCTCAAGGCCGCGAAGCCAAGATCAAGAAACAGCAACCATACAAGGACATCACCGCCAGTTTCTCCATCAAGAATGGTATTGTCAGTACCAGCGACACAGCCCTGGCTGCCGACGGACTGGGTGCCGTAGGCTCAGGACTTGTGGACCTGCCCAATAAGCAAATCGACTATCGCGCCACGGTGGATATCACTGCCCTGCCCAAAATCCCCGTGACCATCAGGGGAAACTGGACGGATCCCTCCATATCTCTGGACACCGTGGCTTTCCTGGAAGAAACGGCAAAGGGAATCATCAATGTGCCCGTCAATCTCGGCAAGGGTGCCGGAAACGTTGGCAAGGACCTGCTCAAGGGAATAGGCACCGGCATTCAGGATATCTTTGGCGGAAAGAAAAAGGAGCAATAA
- a CDS encoding chemotaxis protein CheX has product MNVKEDAKIVRPFLDAVQNVISTMAMIEVTPGKPFVKKDTTAHGDVTGVISMSGDRDGTISVTFTRDCALSVVSNMLGEKLTEMDGDIRDAVGELTNMISGQARRGLQQDGLTMEAGIPTVVMGQNHSISHMTKDPILAIPFSTPGGTFTVEVSLE; this is encoded by the coding sequence ATGAACGTCAAAGAAGACGCAAAAATCGTTCGCCCCTTTCTCGATGCTGTCCAGAACGTGATCTCGACCATGGCAATGATCGAGGTTACCCCCGGCAAACCCTTTGTCAAAAAGGACACGACAGCCCATGGGGACGTCACCGGTGTAATCAGCATGTCCGGTGACCGCGACGGCACCATATCCGTGACCTTTACCCGTGACTGCGCCCTGTCCGTGGTCAGCAACATGCTCGGCGAAAAGCTTACGGAAATGGACGGTGACATCCGTGATGCCGTTGGCGAACTGACCAACATGATTTCCGGTCAGGCCAGGCGCGGATTGCAACAGGACGGCTTAACCATGGAGGCAGGCATTCCCACCGTGGTCATGGGCCAAAACCATTCCATTTCCCACATGACCAAAGACCCCATCCTTGCCATCCCCTTCAGCACCCCCGGTGGCACCTTCACCGTGGAAGTCTCGCTGGAGTAG
- a CDS encoding glycoside hydrolase family 3 protein produces the protein MRKRLPALILTILILACASTAIAMDAVADRLESMSLEQKIGQLFTVFFTGKDLGPELKAFIDQRHIGGVVLYSISGNVRSPRQIAKLTVDAQRHALATGQPGLFISIDQEGGPVARLRKGFAVPPSNMTAGASGDPALAGLAAHITAAQLKAVGVNMNFAPSVDVNSNPANPIIGVRSYSGQTLDVERFGAKAIETYLKAGVIPVAKHFPGHGDTGYDSHLQLPTIPHSRQRLETVELPPFKAAIRAGVPAIMTAHVEVPALEPASGRPATMSRRILTELLRNEWGFEGLIITDSMSMGAITERYGAAEAALNAFKAGADVLLFGADKGHTPQDFIPAWERLQNAVQSGEITMQRLNASVLRILKIKERFGVLSPTLPDPAVAGQFTGTPSQKAEALRIAKAGLTLLRNTESQLPLPTESSVLVLWPNAKTPFFRNIDRPEGLQFMALPKDPGPEHIALALQAATTFDTVVVLTSRARRNAGQGDLLTALGNSPLAGHTVMVSLDTPYDILAAPHVTAWLAAYSSVPASIIAITESLYGRFIPNGKVPVEIPVLRPE, from the coding sequence ATGCGAAAAAGACTACCCGCCCTGATACTGACGATTCTGATCCTGGCCTGCGCGTCAACTGCCATAGCCATGGATGCCGTTGCCGATCGACTTGAGTCCATGTCTCTGGAACAGAAGATAGGACAACTGTTCACCGTCTTCTTCACGGGCAAAGACCTCGGCCCTGAGCTGAAAGCGTTCATTGACCAACGCCATATAGGAGGCGTGGTCCTCTATTCCATTTCGGGCAATGTGCGCAGCCCGCGCCAAATAGCCAAGCTCACAGTCGATGCCCAGCGCCATGCGCTGGCTACCGGGCAACCGGGGTTGTTCATTTCCATAGATCAGGAAGGCGGACCTGTAGCCCGATTACGCAAGGGATTCGCCGTCCCCCCGTCCAACATGACGGCAGGAGCTTCTGGGGATCCGGCCTTGGCAGGACTCGCGGCCCACATCACGGCGGCCCAACTCAAAGCCGTTGGGGTGAACATGAATTTCGCCCCATCGGTGGACGTCAACTCCAACCCCGCAAACCCCATCATCGGTGTACGTTCCTACAGCGGACAGACGCTGGATGTGGAGCGCTTCGGTGCGAAGGCCATCGAGACATATCTCAAGGCAGGCGTCATCCCCGTGGCCAAGCATTTTCCCGGACACGGAGACACGGGGTATGACTCCCATCTTCAACTGCCGACCATCCCCCACTCTCGCCAGCGCCTGGAAACGGTGGAACTCCCTCCGTTCAAGGCCGCCATTCGAGCCGGTGTGCCCGCCATCATGACAGCACATGTCGAAGTCCCTGCATTGGAGCCAGCCTCAGGGCGACCCGCCACGATGTCCCGACGTATCCTGACGGAGCTGTTGCGTAACGAATGGGGCTTCGAGGGCTTGATCATCACGGATTCCATGAGCATGGGGGCCATTACAGAACGTTACGGCGCTGCAGAGGCAGCCCTGAACGCCTTCAAGGCCGGGGCGGACGTATTGCTCTTTGGTGCCGACAAGGGTCACACTCCGCAAGACTTCATCCCCGCCTGGGAAAGACTTCAGAATGCGGTCCAAAGCGGCGAAATCACCATGCAACGCCTGAATGCTTCGGTCCTGCGAATCCTGAAGATCAAGGAACGCTTCGGCGTTCTCTCGCCAACATTACCCGACCCCGCCGTTGCCGGACAGTTCACGGGCACCCCTTCCCAGAAGGCTGAAGCTCTTCGCATTGCCAAAGCAGGATTGACCCTGCTCCGCAATACAGAAAGCCAGTTGCCACTGCCGACCGAAAGCAGCGTTCTGGTCCTCTGGCCCAATGCCAAGACTCCCTTTTTCAGAAATATCGACAGACCCGAGGGACTCCAATTCATGGCTCTGCCCAAGGACCCCGGTCCCGAGCACATCGCCCTGGCCCTCCAAGCTGCAACCACCTTTGACACGGTGGTTGTCCTGACTTCCCGCGCCCGCAGAAACGCCGGACAAGGGGACCTTTTGACGGCTCTGGGTAATTCCCCCCTTGCCGGACACACTGTCATGGTCAGTCTTGATACGCCTTACGACATCCTCGCGGCACCACATGTAACAGCATGGCTTGCAGCCTATTCCAGTGTTCCGGCGTCAATCATTGCCATCACCGAATCGCTGTATGGCCGGTTCATTCCAAATGGAAAAGTCCCCGTGGAAATACCGGTGCTTAGGCCCGAATAA
- a CDS encoding substrate-binding domain-containing protein, with amino-acid sequence MRLVILLMVGIIAMCPALGDAETRLVIAGTGDGQEVFEHLAREYQRLHPQVRVLVPPTIDSSGGIRATASGQCDIGRVARPLKEEEKRFGLEFKLLAYIPVVIATHPDVPLRSITPEQIVSVFSGATTDWKQLGAGTGKIYLVQREEGDAVRIVLCKAIKALRHRTLPGYIAYSAEDAVESILMNPGTIGYVSLNVAESVGLNVLSVGEVRPDAETIASGHYPLALPIGFVWRPDVDDRIRRYLDYAYGPEGHTTLRALGVLPAHP; translated from the coding sequence ATGCGGCTGGTGATTTTGCTCATGGTTGGAATCATTGCGATGTGTCCTGCGTTGGGAGATGCGGAGACACGCTTGGTCATTGCAGGAACCGGGGATGGCCAAGAAGTTTTCGAGCACCTGGCGCGTGAGTACCAGCGTCTTCATCCTCAGGTCCGGGTACTTGTTCCACCCACCATTGATAGCAGCGGGGGCATACGGGCCACTGCCTCCGGGCAATGTGATATTGGTCGTGTGGCTCGTCCACTCAAGGAAGAAGAGAAGCGTTTTGGTTTGGAGTTCAAACTGCTGGCCTATATTCCGGTTGTGATTGCCACACATCCGGATGTGCCTCTTCGCTCCATTACTCCGGAACAGATCGTTTCAGTGTTCAGCGGAGCAACCACGGACTGGAAGCAGTTGGGGGCTGGAACTGGAAAGATTTATCTGGTGCAGCGGGAAGAAGGTGACGCCGTCAGGATAGTGTTGTGCAAAGCCATCAAAGCGCTGCGCCATCGGACACTTCCGGGGTACATTGCCTATTCTGCCGAGGATGCGGTGGAATCCATTCTCATGAATCCAGGCACAATTGGTTATGTCAGTCTCAACGTCGCAGAGAGTGTCGGCTTGAACGTGCTGTCTGTTGGCGAGGTCCGGCCCGATGCAGAGACCATCGCTTCGGGGCATTACCCGTTGGCGTTGCCGATTGGATTTGTCTGGCGTCCGGATGTTGATGATCGGATTCGTCGTTATCTGGACTATGCCTATGGCCCCGAGGGGCACACAACTCTGCGAGCACTTGGTGTGCTTCCGGCTCACCCTTAG
- a CDS encoding ATP-binding protein, whose amino-acid sequence MASLKNKFFFSSVLTAVVVAAALGTFSSALMIRYLESNQALVVDGLIERVGENMVLRHRMKVQAFERVVHSDAVQEYGRTFREHLVVEVFTHNLDEFKHVSYLDEQGAEEIRVPRSADELQYYGSRIFFREGMRDKGKVGTLPVSDEMGSGQYDICYYVASYDYFDRFAGFLCANAPMSDFLGEVQSMGLPLPGYLTVLSTEGLPLANLLLGGASRLSGTIRESMFSLNVSESRKLFDLPEGVARASLVDIEGERFVLFKKALPELNWNLLLWIPHSEFMKPAAEIRNYALFVALFSLLVVMAWGHFISGRFDRQLQSLVSAMGAAAKGDFTSRAELASKDELGMLASSYNSMLDKIQGYERDLVAVNKYLGNLIAEMSDGLIALGPDLRIEMVNKAACRLLGAEESELYGRNVCQVLAAFSGCGRETIVREGWFRQDFHGLELKSAPSGTDPTWLSISGARLTDESSGLAGFICLAQDITPRKQSEKALRLDAERFRNMADKLPTPILEVGEGLEIGYANKSAVRIFNLPARVQRERLTVDFLACPEDKDRFRQTLRSAVEGESFGPLEVGMQALSGGKLTCLVNGVPLSGEHGKGVRISSQDISERKQEEREVLLAKEAAEAANKSKGEFLANMSHELRTPLNGIFGMLQLMQMTSLDEEQQEYIRTALSTGRSLLTLINDVLDFSKLEAGAQGLVESSFDLRRTVSQVLDNFRVPADEKGLLLAAVFHADVPRYIVADESRFRQVLFNLVGNAVKFTESGKVEVNVSPLPGVTISAKVTILLSVTDTGIGIPESQIENIFEAFTQVDGAHARRYKGTGLGLGIVRRLMELMAGEISVESTEGEGTTVYLTLPVAVGKEPSSADEVVFGLDKSSKPMRILVAEDDAVNRFTVEHFLSKMGHRITCVDHGEAAIKALTDGQFDCVLLDIQMPGTDGLEVTRLIRSGKAGIRSTIPIIAMSAHAMSGDRERILESGVDGYVPKPMSLDTLELALQQVME is encoded by the coding sequence GTGGCGTCACTCAAGAATAAATTTTTCTTTTCAAGCGTGCTGACCGCTGTGGTCGTGGCTGCTGCGCTTGGGACTTTCTCCAGTGCTTTGATGATCAGGTATTTAGAGAGCAATCAGGCTCTGGTTGTCGATGGCCTGATCGAACGTGTTGGAGAAAACATGGTGCTTCGCCATCGCATGAAGGTCCAAGCCTTTGAGCGTGTCGTGCATAGTGATGCCGTGCAGGAGTATGGAAGAACATTCCGTGAGCATCTGGTTGTAGAGGTCTTTACCCATAATCTCGATGAGTTCAAGCATGTTTCCTACCTCGATGAACAGGGGGCCGAGGAAATCAGGGTCCCAAGGAGTGCTGATGAACTTCAGTACTACGGCAGCAGGATCTTTTTCAGGGAAGGCATGCGGGACAAGGGCAAGGTCGGCACCCTGCCGGTTTCCGACGAAATGGGCTCCGGCCAGTATGATATTTGCTATTATGTGGCGAGTTACGATTATTTTGACCGCTTTGCCGGGTTCCTGTGTGCCAATGCGCCGATGTCCGACTTTCTGGGGGAGGTGCAGAGCATGGGCCTACCTTTGCCCGGGTATCTGACTGTTCTTTCCACCGAAGGGCTTCCATTGGCCAACCTCCTCTTGGGTGGAGCCTCCAGGCTTTCTGGTACCATTAGGGAGTCCATGTTCTCGCTGAATGTGAGCGAATCGCGTAAACTTTTCGATCTGCCCGAAGGAGTTGCCCGGGCTTCACTGGTGGATATCGAAGGCGAGCGGTTTGTCCTGTTTAAGAAGGCTCTGCCGGAGTTGAATTGGAATCTCCTGCTCTGGATTCCACATTCAGAGTTCATGAAACCTGCTGCCGAGATTCGGAACTATGCCTTGTTTGTGGCCCTGTTTTCATTACTTGTGGTGATGGCTTGGGGCCATTTTATTTCTGGTCGTTTTGATCGTCAGCTCCAGAGCCTTGTTTCTGCAATGGGGGCCGCGGCCAAGGGCGATTTCACCAGCCGCGCGGAGTTGGCCTCAAAGGATGAATTGGGAATGCTGGCCTCCAGCTACAATTCCATGCTGGATAAAATCCAAGGCTATGAAAGAGATCTTGTAGCGGTGAACAAGTATCTGGGGAATCTGATTGCGGAAATGAGCGACGGGCTGATTGCCTTGGGACCGGATTTGAGGATTGAAATGGTCAATAAGGCCGCGTGCAGGTTGCTGGGGGCTGAGGAATCGGAGCTCTATGGTCGTAATGTCTGTCAGGTCCTTGCTGCCTTCAGTGGATGCGGACGGGAGACCATCGTCCGGGAAGGGTGGTTCCGACAGGATTTTCATGGCCTCGAGTTGAAATCCGCTCCTTCGGGTACTGATCCGACCTGGCTGTCAATCTCCGGAGCACGTCTGACTGATGAATCATCAGGCTTGGCCGGGTTTATTTGTCTGGCTCAGGATATTACCCCTCGCAAGCAGTCCGAAAAAGCACTCCGTCTTGATGCTGAACGGTTCAGAAATATGGCCGATAAGCTGCCCACACCAATTCTGGAAGTAGGTGAGGGATTGGAGATCGGTTACGCCAATAAGAGTGCCGTGAGGATATTCAATCTGCCCGCCAGGGTGCAGAGGGAACGGTTGACGGTGGATTTTTTGGCTTGCCCTGAAGACAAGGATCGTTTCAGGCAAACCCTCCGCTCTGCTGTAGAGGGTGAGTCCTTTGGACCATTGGAAGTAGGGATGCAGGCTTTGAGTGGAGGAAAACTGACTTGCTTGGTGAATGGTGTCCCCTTAAGTGGTGAGCATGGCAAGGGAGTGCGGATTTCCTCGCAGGATATCAGCGAGCGAAAGCAGGAAGAGCGTGAAGTGTTGCTGGCCAAGGAGGCAGCCGAGGCCGCGAACAAGAGCAAGGGTGAGTTTTTGGCGAATATGAGCCACGAACTGCGAACCCCCTTGAATGGCATTTTCGGGATGCTTCAGTTGATGCAGATGACGTCGCTCGATGAAGAGCAGCAGGAGTATATCCGTACGGCACTGTCCACGGGCAGGAGTCTGTTGACCCTCATCAACGATGTGCTCGATTTCTCGAAACTGGAGGCAGGAGCTCAGGGGCTCGTGGAGAGTTCATTCGATCTGAGGCGGACTGTTTCTCAGGTTCTGGATAATTTTCGTGTTCCGGCAGACGAGAAGGGGCTGCTCCTGGCTGCGGTTTTCCATGCAGATGTGCCCCGCTACATCGTTGCAGACGAAAGCCGGTTCAGGCAGGTCTTGTTCAACCTTGTGGGCAATGCCGTGAAGTTCACCGAGTCCGGTAAGGTGGAGGTCAATGTCAGTCCCTTACCTGGAGTGACGATCTCCGCCAAGGTCACTATTTTACTGTCTGTGACAGATACTGGTATCGGGATTCCCGAGTCGCAAATAGAGAACATCTTCGAGGCCTTCACCCAAGTGGATGGGGCTCACGCCCGCCGTTACAAGGGCACCGGGCTGGGGCTGGGCATTGTTCGGCGCCTGATGGAACTCATGGCTGGGGAGATTTCCGTGGAGAGCACGGAAGGGGAAGGGACAACCGTCTACTTGACCCTGCCCGTTGCCGTGGGCAAGGAACCATCGTCAGCGGATGAGGTTGTCTTTGGGTTGGATAAGTCCTCCAAGCCGATGCGAATCCTGGTTGCCGAGGATGATGCCGTCAATCGATTTACGGTTGAACATTTTCTGAGCAAGATGGGCCATCGCATCACCTGTGTGGATCATGGCGAGGCCGCAATCAAGGCGTTGACAGATGGCCAATTTGATTGCGTGTTGCTGGATATCCAGATGCCGGGAACTGATGGCCTGGAAGTGACTCGGCTCATTCGCTCCGGCAAGGCTGGAATCCGCAGTACCATTCCGATCATTGCCATGTCGGCCCATGCCATGAGTGGCGACCGGGAACGGATTCTGGAGTCCGGTGTTGATGGTTATGTGCCCAAGCCCATGTCTCTGGATACTCTGGAGTTGGCGCTGCAACAGGTGATGGAATAA
- a CDS encoding secondary thiamine-phosphate synthase enzyme YjbQ gives MKSYRKELWFEVPTRRALINITPEVQSCLDESGISEGLCLINAMHITASVFINDDESGLHHDYEVWLEKLAPHEPVSQYRHNGYEDNADAHMKRQIMGREVVVAITDGQLDFGTWERIFYGEFDGRRKKRVLVKIIGE, from the coding sequence ATGAAATCATACCGCAAGGAACTTTGGTTCGAAGTTCCCACCCGCCGGGCCTTAATCAATATTACCCCGGAAGTTCAGAGCTGCCTGGATGAATCAGGAATCAGCGAAGGCTTATGTCTGATCAACGCCATGCACATTACGGCCAGTGTCTTCATCAACGACGATGAATCCGGTCTGCATCATGACTACGAGGTCTGGCTGGAAAAACTTGCTCCGCACGAACCTGTCTCCCAGTACCGACACAACGGTTATGAAGACAATGCAGATGCACATATGAAACGTCAGATAATGGGGCGGGAAGTCGTGGTCGCCATCACGGACGGACAGCTGGATTTCGGAACATGGGAGCGCATTTTCTACGGTGAATTCGATGGACGTCGAAAAAAACGGGTGCTGGTGAAAATCATCGGTGAATAA